From the Xenopus laevis strain J_2021 chromosome 7L, Xenopus_laevis_v10.1, whole genome shotgun sequence genome, the window TACATTTGTGGATCACTAGTGTACACAAGTACCTACAGTAGATTGCTTTTACTGGATTTACaaacaagggctcatttactataggTGGGCTAAGGTGTAATGTACAAAAAATTGGGCACCCGTAGGTGCAGGTTATTGCTCTCCAGAATATAGttgagcaaccatgcatttgaatgagagactggcatatgaataggagaggcctgaatagcaagattagtaataaaataaatctgtagcttaacagagcatttgtcagtgtgggggggggggtcagtgacctccatctaaagctggaaagagtcagaagaagaaggagaaggcaaatcatATATACACCTATGACTTAGTACTGGAgggtacgaaatgcgtaaggtgtgTTTGCAGTGGGTTAGTATGTAATTTTTTTAGTATGAGTACTTAATAAACATtgattttagtgatgggcgaatttattcggcaggcgcgaatttgtgcgattcgaataaatttgcgaaacacccgtgaaaaattcacgaaactgcgccgTTTATGACGCCGGCCTCCATTtatgacgccggcgtcaaaaacaagacaccggcgccgttttgcaaatttttcatcatttcgcgaatttcgctgcaaattcgcccatcactaattgattTTTATGGACTTTGAGATACGGGATTTTGTTTGATAATTATTAGTTTATTGTGCCTTGGGCATTGGGGCAAGATCCAAGTACTTGACTGCTCATTAGACTGGCGTACAGACTCCTCTGGCCCTGTTAatattatgaataggagaggcctaaatagaacgATTATAAATCTGTAGCCTAAGGGTAGAAATacagcaatgtcggatggtgtcgcatcgTTCATCCAACACAACACGacatgctgcatctgcatccgacagtcgtgtcatgtcggatgaacgctgcgtcaagatccgacatttgtatttcttatcttattttccatcgcatccgacttcCGACGCCTGCTATTGGCGCATCGCCTCTGATCCGCCATAAACACATGGAAGTCGTCCGTGTAGTTCTactcttacagagcatttgtcagtGGGGGGGGGTCAATgtcctccatttgaaagctggaaagaatcagaggtcagaagaagaaggcaaatcaataaaaaaagctagaacaaataaaaaattaaggctaACTGAAAATTgacttagaattctataacatacttaaaggagaaggaaagctacggaggcattttattgccaatagattagttgcaatagtgcaaactagaatgctgtttgttctgtagaatgttttaccatacctgagtaaaagctctagaaactctctgtttgtttaggataggagctgcagtattaatgtggtgtgacatcacttcctgcctgagtctctccctgctctgggctcagattacagtagagaagggaggggaggggggagaggagcaaactgagcatgctcttgcccagggcaatgaggtttaagctgaaaaccggaagtctgatacagaagcccatgagtacacaatagaaggaaagaaatgtggtgtttcttttgacaggggactcagagcagcactactttgggggtttactggtatatttagatggacctttctgataaggcttactttgttttaacctttccttctcctttaaagttaacttaaagttgaccCACCCATTTAATGAACTGCTGGCTATAACGGGGCGTTGCAGTTTATCATTGCATTGACATTTAACCAGCTATTTCCCAGAAAAAGTCATTCTCCTGGTTTTCCACTTTGCCCTGCTAATGCTGAATTAATGGTGCAATACACTGTGCATTTGACTGCAGCCGGATCTGACTCCGATGGTCCCACTTAAGATAAAGTCAGGGAACCGTAGCACAAAGCTCAGCACCGGATGGCGTGGCGTTTGCAGTCACACATCAGCGACATCTTCTCTCACGCCGCCCAGTGAACTGTCAGCCTTTGTACACAGTCACATTCATTGCATCCAACACACCCTGCTCTGCTGACATCATTGGCACACGGGGCCCTAATCCCAAACATCTGTTTACTGTGTGCCTCCTGTGATGTCACAGATCCCATCAGCTGCTCTATTGACTCTTTCTATTCCAGAGAGACAAAGGTTCAAATGGATTTACTTTACCAATAAATAGAATagaatgtccagggaaccttaataatgacaagagaattaatataatgccctacacatgagcccactgtgttCTTTCAGAgttttgtaattgttttaaaggagaactaaaccctaaaactgaatatgattaaaaatgccatattttatatagtgaacttattgcaccagcctaaagtttgagcttgtcaatagcagcaatgatccaggacttcaaacttgtcacagggggtcaccatcttggaaagtgtctgtgacactcacatgctcagtgggctctgagcagctgttgagaagctaagcttaggctCGTCACTagttatccagcagaaaatgagcttccctgtaatataagctgatgctacagggctgattattaaattctgatgctaattacactggtttctgtgctgccatgtagtaattatgtgtattaattactaatcagccttatattgtgacatttctattctatgtgtactgtatattgtgagtgggtccctaagctcagtaagtgacagcagcacagagcatgtgcagtgaatcagcagaaaagaagatggggagctactggggcatctttggagacacagatctttactgctaaagggctgtggttgccttgggctggtacagaagcccaaaacatcatgtacaacatttctagctacttctttagttaagctttagttctcctttaaaggagaagttcacattttaattacatttttatcataATATCAGTTGACCTAAACGGAGCTAGTTTTCATGTCGccaaaaaacaaatatgattTCTTAATCAAtttgattgtgatttttttttgttttattatttttatcagctGAAAGCTGCATAGTTCAGCACTTGTGTCCAGTCTCTCTGTAAATCACCCTGTCAATATTTTTGTTTCCTATTCCCCTCTTTGCTAATGTATAAATACAGTCTAGATGCCATCGCTCCTCTAATCTCAGTGGCGTGAAATGTGTCAGGAGGAAAGGGCTTGTTGGAGTAAAGGGACAAATTAActcttatatttgtatatttgtcgtGTTGGTTTTGTTAAtatgctttatttgaggtataaaacatagggatgggcgaattttttcgccttgttccgccgaaagacttgtatggcgttgtgcgtcaaaattaaaAGACGCGCGTCAGAAAATTTACTTTAGACTaatttagactttaatgggcgtctgtgacatttcgctggcagcaaatttttgcagaaaagaaacgggtcaaattcgcccatccctacagtaAAGACTGTACATTGTGAGTAGATTATATTCAAGCCATTGTTCAAAGGTAAAAGTCATACAATTACATACTGTTCATTTTCCATCATTTGCGCTCATTGATGAACTGCTGTAAGACAACAATAAACAGGAAGATGACATTTGCTTGAAgcattttaagatgttttatcGTTTTTACGCATATCAAGTCTTTGTGCCACTTTTAATTTGGTGGAGAATGCGGAAACAGTGGCCTAATCTGGTGTATTTTATGGAGACCGATTTGCACATGACATGAACATTTTCTCCTTGACAGAGTTTTCACCGCCAGGTTTATAAAAGCAGGAGCAGCTCTGCACTGCTTTGTACTCCTTGATTTTATTTTAGCCTTCAGGTATATTCATACTGGGTCAGAGTAACCCTATCCAGTTCCAGTGATGGGTGTAGCACTAATATTTCCCGTTATTGTTTTATACTTTCCTATAACAATATATCTTATCGGTCTCTAAGGAAACAGTTCATGTATTGTCTTTATGTGTAAACAGGTAATATAATACCCTTTTCAGGGAAACAAATGTAGCAATTTTAGACTGTTGTTGTGCTGGTTTCGGGGTAGTGACTCTGTGGCCCAGGGGAAAGAAAAAGATCATTACCCCTGATTCATCCAATCATTTACCACTGTTCTCATCCCTGCAACCTCATACTACTCCGATACCATCTGATAAAAAGTAGATATAAAGAAGGGCACCAACCTTATACTTTTTCCTGGACTAAGATGCATTGAATATGGCAGCAACATTCCTGAATCAGGCAATGCCACGTCTGAGAGATGCTTTGTAAGATATAAATTGCTAGGGAAGGCCGGGCAGCGTGTACTAATATTAAGTACACATTTAGCACATCAAAATGTGATGATAGATAAGGTTCTCTGGAGGTAATACATTTAATCCATATATTGTAGGTtacatttgaaagaaaatattaataataattgagATTATAGTCTGCTtatcaaaaaacacaatttaccaTGATGTTGTTGCTGTTGGCAAGATGCCATCAAGTTGTTGCAAATATTGCATAATTATGTATTGTTACCCATTTGATCAGCTCTCAGGCTGCCAGTGTTTCCAGGCCCTTATCAtgttcttatcatttacagtagggggtacattatcccttataatacatgagtgatactcagagttccctgtataactcagcctgcagccttgtgcctttatatggtcacagaacaacccctcagtgacttctaatatccttatcatttacagtagcgggtacattatcccttataatacatgagtgatactcagagttccctgtataactcagcctgcagccttgtgcctttatatggtcacagaacccctcagtgacttctaatatccttatcatttacagtagggggtacattatcccttataatacatgagtgatactcagagttccctgtataactcagcctgcagccttgtgcctttatatggtcacagaacccctcagtgatttctaatatccttatcatttacagtaggggtacaatatctcttttaatacatgagtgatactcagagttccctgtataactcagcctgcagccttgtgcctttatatggtcacagaaaccctcagtgacttctaatatccttatcatttacagtagggggtacattatcccttataatacatgagtgatactcagagttccctgtataactcagcctgcagccttgtgcctttatatggtcacagaaaccctcagtgacttctaatatccttatcatttacagtagggggtacattatcccttataatacatgagtgatactcagagttccctgtataactcagcctgcagccttgtgcctttatatggtcacagaacctctcagtgacttctaatatccttatcatttacagtagggggtacattatcccttataatacatgagtgatactcagagttccctgtataactcagcctgcagccttgtgcctttatatggtcacagaacccctcagtggcttttaatatccttatcatttacagtaggggggtacattattccttataatacatgagtgatactcagagttccctgtataactcagcctgcagccttgtgtcttaatatgatcacagaacctctcattgacttctaatatccttataatttacactgtggggtacattatcccttctaaTACATCAGTAATACGaaagggggggggttgtgggagcactcaaaagttAAGTTAAAATAAGTTTAAGAACAATGGAAGTGTTACTGATTTGGCCAGTTATTTTTtgactgatttcccttttctccataataataaaacagtaaattttaGTTGATATCAGCTCAAAATAGCACGCTTTATTAATAGCTACCTTAAAGAATGCTATTCcattttattagtgatgggtgaatttctccagtttcggcgaaaaattcacaaatttcctgagaaaatcgcgaaacggcgaaaaatctgtgaaacgcgaattttgacactggcaacaattccgacgccggcgacaattccgacaccggcgacaattctgccacacattaaagtcaatgggtgcctttaATTGTGACCGGTGTTGAAAATATTTTGACGGCGCACATTGTCGCAGCGATTTcgaaaatttattcgccagcggtgaaacacagatattcgcccatcattacatattacaggggaaaaaaccTTAAATGAAAACCTAAGGTCTTTAAGTATTCCGGACAATAGTCTTTGACACAATTCCTAAAAATTATTGTAATGTATAACTTCAAAGTTGGATTATTTAAAGATAACTAACAATGCAAAAATAGTAGAAGATTTTGGTTACACCTGACAAACAGTGAAACACAAAGCTACAAGGGCTTGTGACTTTTGAAAGATGCAAAACAATGTACTTTCCATAGTGTGATActaatgatatttataatttgttttctCTCATGTGTGGACTTTGCAATGAATGGTTCCAAGTCTGGTTCTATCTTAGGCTTCCAGGATGACATAATGGGTTTCTTAGAAAATATAGGAACTTGTTCATGGAAGACAATAAGTTTCAGGGATAAGGTTCTCAGAAACCATATCAAGTAAAATTTCATCTCCCTCCCCTTCTCCCAAAATAGAAACCTTATGACTTTTTGGTATTAAGATGCTAAGGTCATCTTAACAAAtgttagagttgtagtttaaAGACCATGCCCTGGTATAATGTTACAACCGTATTGTCCTAGGGGTTTTTCCCATGACGATATCAGCAATAGCAGAATATAAATAGTGTTTGATTATCTACATAACACAACCTCAGTTCTGAGATTCCCCAAGACTGATAATGATGCTGCGTGTTGTGATCTTCTCAGCCCTACTCTGCCTGGCTTTGGCAAATGAGAGCAAAGCCGAAAAGGGTAAGGATCATATACAACCATGTATTTTTATGGCTTGTTCTGTAGTGCCTTGATTAACTCATAATTTCTAAGCTTGTTTCTAATGCATGGCAGCACCAATTTCTTTCTTTATAGTGGAGGAGGGTTCAGGCTTTCCAATATAGAATTTATTCCCAGTAGGGGATGGGGATCTGTTGTAATATTGGGCATAAGTAGAATACGGCAAGAAAGTGACTCCATGAGTTCTACAGTAGAATCCAAATTGATCTGGAAAACCTGTTGTAGGATAAATTGCTAGTGCAGAGGCCAACGCCTTATGATGGTTAATTATGTTATGAGGTCTTTTGTTATAGTGTGTATATCTAATGACATGCCTTACATGGGTAACTTCCTGGCTGCCAACTTTTTATCTCGCTTCTATTTATGTTTTGCCATTACATTATCAACAGAAGACTCTGGAGAGACTAATGAGAATCCTAGGGGGAAGCGAGGCCACTGCCCAATTGTCCCTTCTGGTAATAATGTGACCCTTGCTGCTTGTGCCACCACTTGCCCTGGAGGCTCCAACTGCTCTAACATCGAGTGCTCCTCTGACACCAACTGCACTGGAATCGAGAAATGCTGTAACACCGGCTGTGGAATGAAATGCGTCAACCCGCAATACAGTGAGTAAATGTACAGAGTTTCAATAGCCTTTGAGCAAAACCAGTTATATTGACAGAAACATAAACATGTAGATATAAGTACAGCCAATAACAATGCTTAGGGCACTGGCCCATAAGTGCCAAGAATGGAGTAGATACTGCACTGGTGTTCAGGGACAATTTTTGTGACGTTCAAGTGTAGATGGATTTGATTCATTCAAGGGGAGGCAGAGATTTGGGTCTGAATTTTTAGCAGTTAGTAAAGGggtctctaaatatatatatatagatatcattATATACAAATTATACTGATGAATGAATGAGGTCTCCTAAAAAGGCTGTACAGGTAATGAACAGCtgagtacagaaccctgaggctcCCCTAGACTAAGGGAAACTGTTGACCTTTTGTTAGTATATGTGAAACAGAAAGATTGCACAGACCAGTAAAAGCCACTTCATTGTAGACACCTACGGATAAAGAATGT encodes:
- the LOC108695741 gene encoding waprin-Phi1, whose protein sequence is MMLRVVIFSALLCLALANESKAEKEDSGETNENPRGKRGHCPIVPSGNNVTLAACATTCPGGSNCSNIECSSDTNCTGIEKCCNTGCGMKCVNPQYKSPCVEDIDCAGILICCKGHCVLPKPPKKGLIGKLGKPKCD